The following proteins are encoded in a genomic region of Arcobacter cloacae:
- the smpB gene encoding SsrA-binding protein SmpB — MANKKETKKNLVFKNKKAFHDFTILDSLEAGIMLEGSEVKAIREGRVNLKDSFVRIIKGEVFLLNAHISHLSTTHSTYRPDERRARKLLLHSKQIDKMYSKVTKDGVTLVALKLYFNDKNMIKVEVATAQGKKLHDKREDLKAKTMKRESEQALKSYK, encoded by the coding sequence ATGGCAAATAAAAAAGAAACAAAAAAAAATTTAGTTTTCAAAAATAAAAAAGCGTTTCATGATTTTACTATATTAGATAGTTTAGAAGCGGGAATAATGCTTGAAGGTAGCGAAGTAAAAGCTATAAGAGAAGGAAGAGTCAATCTAAAAGATTCCTTTGTAAGAATTATAAAAGGTGAAGTTTTTTTATTAAATGCTCATATTTCACATCTAAGTACAACTCATAGTACTTACAGACCTGATGAAAGAAGAGCAAGAAAATTATTATTACATTCAAAACAAATTGATAAAATGTATTCAAAAGTAACTAAAGATGGAGTGACACTTGTTGCTTTAAAACTATATTTTAATGATAAAAATATGATAAAAGTAGAAGTTGCAACTGCTCAAGGTAAGAAGCTGCATGATAAAAGAGAAGATTTAAAAGCAAAAACGATGAAAAGAGAGAGTGAACAAGCTTTAAAATCTTACAAATAA
- the ccoO gene encoding cytochrome-c oxidase, cbb3-type subunit II: MFHWFEQRPFFFAVLVFVFVAFAGIVEVIPDFAKQSRPTVGTKPYSVLELAGRHVYIKDSCNACHSQLIRPFKSETDRYGMYSLSGEYAYDRPFLWGSKRTGPDLMRVGNYRTTDWHENHMWDPAAVVPGSIMPAYRHHFTNIADIETAYAEAYTVKTVFATPYDQEGMPKLGSWEEAKAAALEEAKLIVADMKDESVKQAVANGQVPEIVALIAYLNSLK, encoded by the coding sequence ATGTTTCATTGGTTTGAACAAAGACCGTTTTTCTTTGCGGTACTAGTATTCGTTTTTGTTGCATTTGCAGGTATTGTTGAAGTTATTCCAGATTTTGCAAAACAAAGTAGACCAACTGTTGGTACTAAACCATACAGTGTTCTTGAGTTAGCGGGTAGACATGTATATATCAAAGATTCTTGTAATGCTTGTCACTCTCAATTAATTAGACCATTTAAATCAGAAACTGATAGATATGGTATGTATTCATTATCTGGTGAGTATGCTTATGATAGACCATTTTTATGGGGATCAAAAAGAACAGGTCCAGACTTAATGAGAGTTGGAAATTATAGAACTACAGATTGGCATGAAAATCATATGTGGGATCCAGCAGCGGTTGTTCCTGGAAGTATTATGCCTGCATATAGACACCATTTTACAAACATAGCTGATATTGAAACAGCATATGCTGAAGCTTATACAGTTAAAACTGTTTTTGCTACGCCATATGATCAAGAAGGTATGCCAAAACTTGGTTCATGGGAAGAAGCTAAAGCTGCTGCTTTAGAAGAAGCAAAATTAATTGTTGCTGATATGAAAGATGAATCAGTAAAACAAGCTGTTGCGAATGGTCAAGTTCCTGAAATAGTTGCTTTAATTGCATATTTAAATTCTTTAAAATAG
- a CDS encoding c-type cytochrome has protein sequence MKSMVIGGIILIIALLAGTYFAAGDAFNGDDYINSLTMLGAVAIITITVFVALKYVNQMKNDTASGELAEEKWDGIGEYKNPIPTGWGLAFIGAILWMFWYFTVGYPINGFSQVGQWNEETLEYNAKFEKKWENPSEETLKAMGQSLFLVQCAPCHGVDGEGIGGKAQDLTKRMSKDQIVHVIKNGSNYLASSYPGGMPPMMLTEEAEINEVAEYIANGFKGEQPVSYAVCAGCHGADGEGIAFVAPNIKAYDDALVMAVLKDGKKGNIGAMPSFSGRLNETQEKALASYIRSLGE, from the coding sequence ATGAAATCTATGGTTATAGGTGGAATAATTCTTATCATCGCTTTATTAGCAGGAACTTACTTTGCAGCAGGTGATGCTTTTAATGGTGATGATTATATTAACAGTTTAACTATGTTAGGTGCAGTAGCTATTATTACGATTACTGTATTCGTTGCGTTAAAATATGTTAATCAAATGAAAAATGATACGGCAAGTGGGGAATTAGCTGAAGAGAAATGGGATGGTATCGGTGAATACAAAAATCCAATTCCAACAGGTTGGGGATTAGCATTTATTGGTGCAATTTTATGGATGTTTTGGTACTTTACAGTTGGTTATCCAATTAATGGATTTTCACAAGTTGGGCAATGGAATGAAGAGACTTTAGAATACAATGCTAAATTTGAGAAAAAATGGGAAAATCCATCTGAAGAGACTTTAAAAGCTATGGGTCAATCACTTTTCTTAGTTCAATGTGCACCTTGTCATGGTGTAGATGGAGAAGGAATTGGTGGAAAAGCTCAAGATTTAACAAAAAGAATGTCTAAAGACCAAATTGTACACGTTATCAAAAATGGTTCTAACTATTTAGCATCATCATATCCAGGTGGAATGCCTCCAATGATGTTAACTGAAGAAGCAGAAATTAATGAAGTTGCTGAATATATAGCAAATGGATTTAAAGGTGAACAACCTGTATCTTATGCTGTTTGTGCAGGATGTCATGGTGCTGATGGTGAAGGTATAGCTTTTGTTGCACCAAATATTAAAGCATACGATGATGCTTTAGTTATGGCTGTATTAAAAGATGGTAAAAAAGGAAACATTGGTGCAATGCCTAGCTTTAGTGGAAGACTTAATGAAACTCAAGAAAAAGCATTGGCTTCATACATCAGAAGTTTAGGAGAGTAA
- a CDS encoding cbb3-type cytochrome oxidase subunit 3 — MDYETLLTVQGYTKFFLVLAVFIIFYSYAYSIYKRQRTGERDFEKYSKLVHDDSSVSSPLEERKKDKDIDNKEK; from the coding sequence ATGGATTATGAAACACTACTCACGGTACAAGGTTATACTAAATTCTTTTTGGTTTTAGCGGTATTTATCATATTTTATTCTTATGCTTATTCTATATATAAAAGACAAAGAACAGGTGAAAGGGATTTTGAGAAATATTCAAAACTTGTACATGACGATTCAAGTGTTTCATCTCCTCTTGAAGAAAGAAAAAAAGATAAAGATATAGATAATAAGGAGAAATAA
- a CDS encoding DUF4006 family protein, with the protein MNENERGIFKLSGITGMLIATALLLTILVVLTYNGIKVQQNEATNFYQINQDLNGLKMNSSDNHTHYQLVGNGK; encoded by the coding sequence ATGAACGAAAACGAAAGAGGTATTTTTAAATTAAGTGGTATCACAGGAATGTTAATAGCAACAGCGTTATTATTAACTATTCTTGTAGTATTAACTTATAATGGAATAAAAGTACAACAAAATGAAGCTACAAATTTTTACCAAATTAATCAAGATTTAAATGGTTTAAAAATGAATAGTTCTGATAATCACACACATTACCAACTTGTTGGTAATGGTAAATAA
- a CDS encoding 4-(cytidine 5'-diphospho)-2-C-methyl-D-erythritol kinase, producing MENSMVKKSYAKVNIFLKIAGKRGNYHELVSRFVRVHNLYDKLSFIKTHRKAFTIIGNFSCNLETNTVYKAYNLIKDYDGVEEFFLNHEIHIEKNIPEFAGLGGGSSNAATFLLMANEYCNLNLLKDELCDIALKIGADVPFFVYEYDSANVTGIGEIVEKFDEEILNIETITPKIKCNTGEIFKIFRDNFYKEISKEESKKLLSMNSLEILKVLDIKKANDLYESALSLYPQLGTYEKKDWYFSGTGSSFFRINNGK from the coding sequence ATGGAAAATAGTATGGTAAAAAAATCTTATGCAAAAGTCAATATATTTTTGAAAATAGCTGGTAAAAGGGGAAATTATCATGAACTCGTTTCAAGATTTGTACGAGTTCATAATTTATACGACAAATTGTCATTTATTAAAACGCATAGGAAAGCATTTACAATTATAGGAAACTTTAGTTGCAATTTGGAAACAAATACTGTATATAAAGCATACAATTTAATAAAAGATTATGATGGAGTTGAAGAGTTTTTCTTAAATCATGAAATACATATAGAAAAAAATATTCCAGAGTTTGCAGGATTAGGGGGTGGAAGTTCTAATGCAGCCACATTTTTATTAATGGCAAATGAATATTGTAATTTAAATTTATTAAAAGATGAATTATGTGATATTGCCTTAAAAATTGGTGCAGATGTCCCTTTTTTCGTATATGAATATGATAGTGCAAATGTTACAGGAATAGGTGAAATTGTTGAAAAGTTTGATGAAGAAATTTTGAATATAGAGACAATTACACCGAAAATAAAATGTAATACAGGAGAAATTTTTAAGATTTTTAGAGATAATTTTTATAAAGAGATTTCAAAAGAGGAATCAAAAAAATTACTTAGTATGAATTCTTTGGAAATTTTAAAAGTGTTAGATATAAAAAAAGCAAATGACTTGTATGAAAGTGCATTAAGTTTATATCCACAATTAGGTACTTATGAAAAAAAAGATTGGTATTTTAGTGGAACTGGAAGTTCATTTTTTAGGATAAACAATGGCAAATAA
- the ccoN gene encoding cytochrome-c oxidase, cbb3-type subunit I yields the protein MQNGAQIEYDYSVAKAFTFATILFGIIGMTIGVILAFQLAFPQLNYLAGEYGTFSRLRPLHTNAVAFGFALSGIFAAWYYIGQRVLKVSLKESPFLMAIAKLHFVLYFITILLAVVTLFMGITTSKEYAELEWPLDILVVVWWVLWGISIFGLIGIRRERTLYISLWYFIATFIAVAMLYLFNNMEVPTRLVSGYGSWIHSVSMYSGTNDALVQWWYGHNAVAFVFTTPIIAMIYYFLPKESGQNVYSYKLSILAFWGLLFVYLWAGGHHLIYSTVPDWMQTMGSVMSVVLILPSWGSAINMLLTMKGEWNQLQTNTLIKFMVLASTFYMLSTIEGPIQAIKSVNAIAHFTDWIPGHVHDGVLGWVVFMIMAALFHMVPRMYKRELYSKSLMDTQFWLQTTGIVLYFTSMWIAGITQGMMWRAYDEYGSLVYSFIDTVTVLHPYYTIRAVGGLLYLIGFFLFAYNIYKTVKCGRVLDKEPVNATPVAA from the coding sequence ATGCAAAACGGTGCACAAATTGAGTACGATTACTCAGTTGCAAAAGCCTTTACATTTGCAACAATTTTGTTTGGTATCATAGGTATGACAATCGGTGTTATACTTGCGTTTCAATTGGCGTTTCCACAGTTAAACTATTTAGCTGGGGAGTATGGTACATTTAGTAGATTAAGACCTTTGCATACTAATGCAGTTGCTTTTGGTTTTGCTCTAAGTGGTATTTTTGCAGCATGGTATTATATCGGACAAAGAGTTTTAAAAGTTTCATTAAAAGAGTCACCTTTTTTAATGGCAATTGCTAAGTTACACTTTGTTTTATATTTCATCACAATTCTTTTAGCTGTTGTTACACTTTTTATGGGTATTACAACATCAAAAGAGTATGCTGAATTAGAGTGGCCATTAGATATCTTAGTTGTTGTTTGGTGGGTTTTATGGGGTATATCAATTTTTGGATTAATAGGAATTAGAAGAGAGAGAACTCTTTATATTTCTTTATGGTATTTCATTGCTACATTTATCGCAGTTGCAATGTTGTATTTATTCAATAATATGGAAGTTCCAACAAGATTAGTTTCTGGTTATGGTTCATGGATTCATTCTGTATCTATGTATTCAGGTACTAATGATGCTTTAGTTCAATGGTGGTATGGTCACAATGCTGTTGCATTCGTTTTCACAACTCCTATCATTGCTATGATTTATTATTTCTTACCAAAAGAATCAGGACAAAATGTTTATTCTTATAAACTTTCTATCTTAGCATTCTGGGGATTATTGTTTGTTTACTTATGGGCTGGTGGACACCACCTTATTTATTCAACTGTACCAGATTGGATGCAAACTATGGGTTCTGTTATGTCAGTTGTTTTAATTTTACCATCATGGGGATCAGCTATTAATATGCTTTTAACAATGAAAGGTGAGTGGAATCAATTACAAACAAATACACTAATTAAATTTATGGTATTAGCTTCAACTTTCTATATGTTATCAACTATTGAAGGACCAATTCAAGCTATTAAATCTGTAAATGCTATTGCACACTTTACTGACTGGATTCCAGGACACGTACATGATGGTGTTTTAGGATGGGTTGTATTTATGATTATGGCAGCATTATTCCATATGGTTCCAAGAATGTATAAAAGAGAGTTATATTCTAAATCATTAATGGATACACAATTCTGGTTACAAACTACAGGTATTGTTTTATACTTTACTTCTATGTGGATTGCTGGAATTACTCAAGGTATGATGTGGAGAGCTTATGATGAGTATGGTTCATTAGTTTATTCATTTATTGATACAGTTACTGTATTACATCCATACTATACAATTAGAGCAGTTGGTGGGTTATTATACCTAATTGGATTCTTCTTATTTGCTTACAACATTTATAAAACAGTTAAATGTGGTAGAGTACTTGACAAAGAACCAGTAAATGCTACACCAGTAGCTGCGTAA
- a CDS encoding ATP-dependent helicase: protein MSENLLSSLNESQKIAAQHIDGPLLILAGAGSGKTKTITTRLAYLISIGIDPASILTLTFTNKAASEMRERAFNMFDSSIINRPPLLCTFHKFGLLFLKFHMDELNRKNNFIIIDTDDKKRVLKSMEKEIPAALLVSEISKYKNSLLTPSEAKKNAQLKLYEQIAQIYEDYENYLEKNNLVDFDDLLLLPYKILKNNENLAKQISQKYQYIMVDEYQDTNELQYRLLRLLCSSHNNLCVVGDDDQSIYGWRGATIKNILNFSEHFENTIVVKLEENYRSTDTILNHANQLIEHNRDRLGKKLVGTRVKGDAIRVYESHDENEETRKIIEDIKSLINSGENPKNIAILFRVNALSRSLEEGFNKAGLNYKLVGGMKFYERSEIKDLIAYFRLLTNSNDNFSVKRIINKPKRGLGKTTIDKLEAKSIETGKSIFDLIQQLEPDEISSIVGKKNARTLKVFEASVLDLKELLSESKMKFLDSFEETFDYRASYDNLPDGFERQANIDEFYGYIRDYFIQNPHLDLKDFLNEIALESENDDYSGEAVSMMSIHASKGLEFKKLFIVGMEEGFFPLTGDGSDLEEERRLGYVALTRAMDNLTLSFVHSRFYKGKRTSLIKSRFLTESGLIKGSLTIEKQSGFKKGDLVSHKIFGMGRIEKAVNAGKDYKLTINFGGTHRDILSSFVEKI from the coding sequence ATGTCTGAAAATTTATTATCATCATTAAATGAATCACAGAAAATAGCTGCGCAACATATTGATGGACCTTTACTTATTTTAGCTGGTGCTGGTTCTGGAAAAACTAAAACTATAACAACAAGATTAGCTTATTTAATCTCTATAGGAATAGATCCAGCATCAATATTAACACTGACTTTTACAAATAAAGCTGCTAGCGAGATGAGAGAAAGAGCTTTTAATATGTTTGATTCATCTATAATTAATAGACCACCTTTATTATGTACTTTTCACAAGTTTGGGTTACTTTTTTTAAAATTTCATATGGATGAGCTTAATAGAAAAAACAATTTTATTATTATTGATACTGATGATAAAAAAAGAGTCTTAAAATCAATGGAAAAAGAGATTCCAGCAGCTTTATTGGTTTCAGAAATTTCAAAATATAAAAATTCATTATTAACTCCAAGTGAAGCAAAAAAAAATGCTCAATTAAAACTTTATGAGCAAATTGCTCAAATATATGAAGATTATGAAAATTATTTAGAAAAAAACAACTTAGTAGATTTTGATGATTTACTTCTTCTTCCATATAAGATACTTAAAAATAATGAAAATTTAGCTAAACAAATTAGTCAAAAATATCAATATATCATGGTAGATGAGTATCAAGATACAAATGAACTTCAATATAGATTACTTAGGCTTTTATGTTCAAGTCATAACAATCTTTGTGTTGTAGGTGATGATGACCAATCAATTTATGGATGGCGTGGTGCAACTATAAAAAATATATTAAATTTTTCAGAGCATTTTGAAAATACTATAGTTGTAAAACTTGAAGAAAATTATAGATCAACAGATACAATATTAAATCATGCTAATCAGTTAATTGAACATAATAGAGATAGATTAGGTAAAAAATTAGTAGGAACTAGAGTTAAGGGTGATGCTATAAGGGTTTATGAATCACATGATGAAAATGAAGAAACAAGAAAAATAATTGAAGATATTAAATCACTTATAAACTCAGGAGAAAATCCTAAAAATATAGCAATTTTATTTAGAGTAAATGCACTTTCAAGATCACTAGAAGAGGGATTTAATAAAGCAGGACTTAATTATAAACTTGTTGGTGGAATGAAATTTTATGAAAGAAGTGAGATTAAAGATTTAATTGCATATTTTAGATTATTGACAAATTCAAATGATAATTTTTCAGTAAAAAGAATTATAAATAAACCAAAACGAGGTTTAGGAAAAACTACAATTGATAAACTTGAAGCTAAATCCATTGAAACAGGAAAATCAATTTTTGATTTAATACAGCAGTTAGAACCTGATGAAATAAGTTCAATAGTTGGTAAAAAAAATGCAAGAACTTTAAAAGTTTTTGAAGCTTCCGTTTTAGATTTAAAAGAGTTGTTAAGTGAATCTAAAATGAAGTTTTTAGATAGTTTTGAAGAGACTTTTGATTATAGAGCCTCTTATGATAATCTTCCAGATGGATTTGAAAGACAAGCAAATATTGATGAGTTTTATGGATATATTCGAGACTATTTCATTCAAAATCCACATTTAGATTTAAAAGATTTTTTAAATGAAATCGCACTTGAAAGTGAAAATGATGATTATAGTGGAGAAGCTGTATCTATGATGAGTATTCATGCTTCAAAGGGCTTAGAGTTTAAAAAATTGTTTATTGTTGGAATGGAAGAAGGTTTTTTCCCATTAACAGGAGATGGAAGTGATTTAGAAGAAGAAAGAAGATTAGGTTATGTGGCACTTACAAGAGCTATGGATAATCTTACGTTATCTTTTGTGCATTCAAGATTTTATAAAGGTAAAAGAACATCTTTAATTAAAAGTAGATTTTTAACAGAGAGTGGACTTATTAAAGGTAGCTTGACAATTGAAAAACAATCAGGATTTAAAAAAGGTGATTTAGTTTCACATAAAATTTTTGGTATGGGAAGAATCGAAAAAGCTGTAAATGCTGGTAAAGATTATAAATTGACTATTAATTTTGGTGGAACTCATAGAGATATCTTATCTTCATTTGTTGAAAAAATATAA
- a CDS encoding LysR family transcriptional regulator, which produces MLTDFAKLETFLTVVREKSFSKASAKLGISQPAVTQQMKFIEDYLDVQIVDRKKNGIKLTKEGQILHGIALKIEKCVANAEKELLKIMNKNVTFVFGASFIIGNYILPRFLNNLKENIHNDVSINVSVSHEAIEDLLDKKIDIALVENYVANDDIIYREWMEDEIVIFSNQKLPAKAKAEDLLSYKWVCRNPESNTRLLFKENLEKANYPDCDTFNVTSEVTSATTIVQTVLHSDKNSTPTVSIVSRNAIESLLKAGALHESRIGNQKMIRKLYIAYRKDRKHDAFIENVVDYLLKMK; this is translated from the coding sequence ATGCTCACTGATTTTGCAAAACTAGAGACTTTTCTTACTGTTGTAAGGGAAAAATCTTTTTCTAAAGCTTCCGCAAAACTTGGTATTTCTCAACCTGCTGTTACTCAACAAATGAAGTTTATTGAAGATTATTTAGATGTTCAAATTGTAGATAGAAAGAAAAATGGTATTAAACTTACAAAAGAAGGTCAAATACTACATGGCATTGCATTAAAAATTGAGAAATGTGTTGCTAACGCAGAAAAAGAGTTACTAAAGATTATGAATAAAAATGTTACCTTTGTATTTGGTGCATCATTTATTATAGGAAACTATATTTTACCTAGATTTTTAAACAACTTAAAAGAGAATATTCATAACGATGTATCAATAAATGTTTCAGTTTCACATGAGGCTATTGAGGATTTATTAGATAAAAAGATTGATATAGCATTAGTTGAAAACTATGTTGCAAACGATGATATAATCTACAGAGAATGGATGGAAGATGAAATTGTAATTTTTTCGAATCAAAAATTACCAGCAAAAGCAAAAGCCGAAGATTTATTATCTTATAAATGGGTTTGTAGAAATCCTGAATCAAATACTAGATTGTTATTTAAAGAAAATCTTGAAAAAGCAAATTATCCTGATTGTGATACTTTTAATGTAACAAGTGAAGTAACAAGTGCTACAACAATAGTTCAAACTGTTTTACATTCAGATAAAAACTCAACACCAACTGTTTCAATTGTATCAAGAAATGCTATAGAATCATTACTAAAAGCAGGTGCTTTACATGAATCTAGAATAGGTAATCAAAAAATGATAAGAAAACTTTATATTGCATATAGAAAAGATAGAAAACATGATGCATTTATAGAAAATGTTGTTGATTATCTTCTAAAAATGAAATAG
- the truB gene encoding tRNA pseudouridine(55) synthase TruB, which yields MQVRYYDKEQINKLLVVNKPIFVSSNHYLNRIKRKYKNKKAGFSGTLDPFAKGCLIVAFGQYAKLFKYISKTPKTYKAVIWLGVESLSFDIENITSIELINNLKYDDIKNNLDSLKGEIKYLPPKFSAKKIDGKRAYELARNNEDFVLNETVMNIYKNRLISYNHPFITFEVTVSEGTYVRSIAQILLDKLGVVGTLSYLERLNEGKFFYENEKELDPLEYIDLPINKYFGTQEWLNQGRKISINYLENKKDGKYLIICEDIFSIIEIQSNEVKYLLNKVPRHGK from the coding sequence TTGCAAGTAAGATATTATGATAAAGAACAAATTAATAAATTGTTAGTTGTAAATAAGCCTATATTTGTAAGTTCAAATCACTATTTAAATAGAATAAAAAGAAAATACAAAAATAAAAAAGCTGGATTTAGTGGTACACTTGACCCTTTTGCAAAAGGGTGTTTAATTGTTGCTTTTGGACAATATGCAAAACTTTTTAAGTATATTTCAAAAACACCAAAAACTTATAAAGCTGTTATTTGGTTGGGTGTTGAGTCTTTATCTTTTGATATTGAAAATATTACATCTATAGAATTAATAAATAATTTGAAATATGATGATATAAAAAATAATCTAGATTCTTTAAAAGGTGAAATAAAATATTTACCACCAAAATTTAGTGCAAAAAAAATCGATGGTAAAAGAGCTTATGAATTAGCTAGAAATAATGAAGATTTTGTTTTAAATGAAACGGTTATGAATATATATAAAAATAGATTAATTTCATATAATCATCCTTTTATCACATTTGAAGTAACAGTTAGTGAAGGAACTTATGTAAGATCAATTGCTCAAATTTTGCTAGATAAATTAGGTGTAGTTGGTACATTATCTTATCTTGAAAGATTAAATGAAGGTAAATTTTTTTATGAAAATGAAAAAGAGTTAGACCCTTTAGAATATATTGATTTACCAATAAATAAATATTTTGGAACACAAGAGTGGTTAAATCAAGGACGCAAAATAAGTATTAATTATTTAGAAAACAAAAAAGATGGAAAATATCTAATTATTTGTGAAGATATTTTTTCAATTATAGAAATACAGAGTAATGAAGTTAAATATTTATTAAATAAGGTTCCTAGACATGGAAAATAG